The Cryobacterium roopkundense sequence GACGTACCTCACCGGATTCACCTTCTACATCCTCGTGGCCATCATCTTGCTGGTGCGACCCCGCGGACTACTCGGTAGCGCCAAACTAGGGAGGGCCTGATGAGTGTACCCGTGCGCAACCCTGCGCCTCCCAAGAGCACTGCTCCGCCGCTGGAAACGGGGTCCTCCCGTTCCCGGTTCGACCTTCGACCGATCTACGAGCCCCTCATCTTCTTGTCGGCAACGACCGTGGCATATTTCGTGATGCCACCAAACATGCAATACGTGCTGGGCATCGCTGTGATTTACGCATTGCTCGCAACAAGCCTGGGCGTGCTGTTTGGCTGGACCGGCATCTACACCTTCGGTCACGCGGCTTTCTTCGGGATTGGAGCCTATGCCACGGCGCTCTTGAAAGAACAGGCCTGGGGACCACTTGCCTTCCTCGGCATCTCCGCGGTGGTCGCAGTGATCGCAGCGATGCTGATCGGCCTGATCGGGCAGCGCCTCGCCAAAGTCGAATTCGCAATGCTTACAATGATCGTCGGCCAAATCGCCTACCTGCTCACGTTCCGGGTACCAGCCCTACAAGGCGACAATGGAATCTACGGCATCCCACGAGGCGACGTTTTCGGCATCGACATCACACCTCCCGCCTCGTTCTGGTGGTACTCGATCATCGTCGTCGCAATCGTCATGGGCGTACTTCGCCGCATCCACCTGTCAGCATTCGGTGAAAGCCTCAACGCCATCCGTGACGACGCGGTCAAGGCCGCAGCCATCGGAATTCCCGTGAAATCACTTCGGCTCGCGGCCTTTGGGCTCGCAGGCGGAGTGGCAGGACTAGCCGGTGGGCTGTTTGCACAGCAGGGATCCATCGTTACCCCCAGCACCCTGTCATTTGCCTTCAGCGGCCAGATCATCATCATGGCTCTGCTCGGCGGAATGATGGGTTTCTGGGGACCAGCGCTCGGTGCCATTCTCTTTCAATTCATTAACGCGCTGGTGTTTGGCAACTCTCCCCACGGAACCCTGGTGCTCGGCATCATCCTGCTCGCTGTTGTGATGCTGTTTCCCAGCGGCGTCCTTGGGGCCCTCGCGCGACTGCGCGATCTCCTAATGAGAACACGGAGTAAACGATGAACGTTCTCGAGCTGCGTAACGTCTATAAGAACTACGGCGGCCCCCCGGTCGTACAAGACGTATCACTGTCCATCGCCGTCGGTCAGACCGTCGCGATCATCGGACCCAACGGTGCCGGAAAGACCACGCTTTTCGGTGTGATGGCCGGAGAACACCGCGCAACCAAGGGGGCACTCTCCCTCTTCGGCAAGGACGCCACGCGAGCGGGAGCCCAAAAACTATCGCACCTCGGCGTCGCCCGCACCTTCCAAATCGCCCGATACTTTCTCGCCAAGACCGTAGAACAAAACCTGGTGATTGCCCGAGATGCTCATCAATCCAAATATCGGAATCCGCTATCACGCACACCTCGCTCAGACGCGGACATTCACGCGGCATTGGACGCGGTCGGCCTGTACAACCTGCGCAACCAGCCGTCAAGCACGCTCTCCCACGGTGATCGCAAGAGCCTTGAAATTGCCATGGCCCTGACACAAAATCCCGCCGTTCTCCTGCTCGACGAACCGACAGCCGGCATGGGGGCCGAAGATATCCCCCGCACCATTCGCCTGCTCAGAGGGCTCCGCGAGTCTCGCCCAGATCTGACGGTCATCATCACAGCCCACGACATGGAGGTGGTCTTCGCGCTGGCCGATCGCGTCGTGCTCATGGCCAACGGGCGCGTTGCTCTTGAAGGTAACCCATCGGCAGTTCGCGACGATCCGCTGACTCGTGAAATCTACTTAGGTAATTCCTACGAAGGGGGCCAATCATGACCGAGCTGGTCGTGACCTCACTGTCAGCGTCGTACGGACTCGCCGTGGCGTTAACAGACGTATCGATCACCCTTGGACAGGGTGAAACCGTCGGACTTCTCGGCAGAAATGGAGCTGGCAAGACAACGCTACTGAAAGCGATCATCAACAGCGCGGAGTTGAGTTCGACCGGCGAGGTGATGGCCGGCAGCACATCCATCCGCAAATCGCCAACCTATCAAGTTGCGCGTAAGGGTGTCGCGTGGGTCCCGGACAATCGCCGAATCTTCACAGCGCTCAGTGTGGCTGAAAACCTTGACCTGGCCCGGTCCAGACGGGCATCGAAAGACCAACTCGACCGTGTCCTGGCGAGTATCCCACTCGTCGAGACCCTGCTCAAGCGCCGAGGGTTTGAACTCAGCGGCGGTGAACAGCAGGCCGTCACCATCGCTCGAGCGCTAATGGGCGCCCCCGATTTTCTCCTGCTCGATGAACCCACCGAAGGGCTTGCCCCGCTCATCGTCGAACAGCTTCAAGCGTCGATCGCCCGGTTGCCTGAACTATTCAATCTGGGAATTCTCATCACTGAGCAGAACTTTCGCTTCGTGACCGAACTCGCCGACCGCGTCTACATACTGGAAACTGGCCAGGCAGTCTGGAACGGAACGTCGGATGAACTCATCGGCCGACCCGACCTCATCGACAGACACCTCTCGGTTGGAGAAAAGTTATGAGTACCCACATGAACGACACCGAAATCCGCATCTTCGAATCGGCCCGCGTCCTCTTCAACGAGTGGGGCTACACGTCGATGACCCTGCGACAGATTGCAAAAGACGTCGGAATCGAGGTGCAAAGCATCTACAACTACACATCATCGAAGCAGGCACTCGTTGAAAAGCTGGTGCGAACAGGAACTGCCGAGCTTCACAGTTCAGTAGTTGACGCGATCGCCTCGGCCGAACCCGCACCAACAGCACGGCTGCGAGCGGCAATGCAAGCACACGTTCTCCACTACCTAAGTTCGGCGAGCGTCGTTGTCTTCTTTCGAGACAGCCTCGTGCACTTCGACAGCGATACTCGCAGTTCCCTGCTGCTGCTGCTCAAAGAATACGAACAATTGTTCAAGGACATTCTTCGAGAAGGGATCGCCACCGGAGCGTTTCGTGAACTAGACGTCACCCCAACCACGTACGCGATCCTCGGCATGGGCGACTCCGTCACCAACTGGTGGCGCGCAGGCGGACGACTTGGCGCCCCCGAGCTGAGTGAGCTCTATGGCGAGCTCGCCGTGCAGATGGTCTCGTGCACCCCCGCCGATGCCGGACTAAGGGTGCCGCCGACGCCGACCCCAGCTTTGTATCCAGAATCTAAGGAGAACGACAGCGCATGAGCATTACACGATTTGACGAACCAGCCGCAGCGAAATTTCGAGAAGACGTCAGCTCGTGGGTTCACGAAGCCTTACCCACGAAATGGCGCACCGACCGAGCCTCTCTCACCCCTGATGAGGTGCAGCAAGCTCAACGAGAGTGGGACGAGGCTCTCCACGCTGGAGGATATGCCGGGCTTGCCTGGCCCGCCGAATACGGTGGACGTGGCTTCGGTCCCATTGAAGAGCTCATCTACTACGAAGAGTCCTCCAAGGCGAATGCCCCCGACGGATTTGGAAGGATCGGGCGGGTTCTCGCTGGCCCAACGATCATCGTTGCCGGAACCGAAGCACAAAAAGGCAAGTATCTACCGCGCATTCTCGACGCGAGCGAAATCTGGTGCCAGGGGTTTTCCGAACCGGGCGCAGGATCCGACCTGGCCGCCGTGCGCACCACTGCCCAAAAGGTTGCCGGCGGCTACGTAGTCAACGGCCAGAAGACCTGGACCAGTTTCGCCCAATACTCGAAGCGCTGTCTGATGCTCGCCAAGAGCTCGACCGAACTGCGACGCCACCACAACCTCAGCTTCCTCCTCCTTGATATGGAGCAGGAAGGCGTCGATGTGAGGCCAATCCGCCAAATCAGTGGAGAGGAAGAATTCAGTGAAGTCTTCTTCACCAATGTTTTTGTGGCCGATGAAGACCTCGTCGGCCCGGAACACGAGGGGTGGGGCGTCGCCATGACCGTGCTGAGCAATGAACGAGGCACAACGGAGGCCGCAACGCGACTCGTAGAAGCGACCGCTCAAATCGACTTGCTGAACCGCTGCTGCGCGCGCCACGAGGGACTCGACGGGCCGCGGCTCCGTGACCGGTGCGAGCTGCTGCGCTGGCAGATTCTCCGCGCAACTGAAGAGAAGGCGGCCGACCTCGACTGGTTCACTGCGGGCTCGATTCTCAAAGTCCAGTGGAGCGAACTCATCCAGGACTCGACACGATTGGGGGTGGACAGCGGGTGCCCGGAACACCGCGACTACTGGCGCCACCACTATCTCGCATCGAAGGCCATGTCGATCTATTCAGGGACCAACGAGATTCAGCGCAACATCATCACCGACCGAGTACTGAAAGTAGCAAGGTAACCATGTCGACAATCGTTCAAGAAATGGGCGCCATGGCCGCATCGAGCGTCCGCGAAATCCTCGACAGCGGGCAGGGATCACCCGCTGCACCCAACCCGCAGCTCTGGTCGATTCTTTCAGACGGTGGCTGGGGATCGATTTCCAGCGATCTTGAAAATGGCGTGGAACTGCGCGACATCCTCGAAGTCGCCCGAGTTTCGGGTCGATACCCGTACTCGACCCCGATTGTTTCAACCCTGTTGGCGGGCCGTTGGTTTGAACTCGACGACGATCAGCTTGAATCGGGCATCGTCCCCGCCGTACGCCGCGGCGCTCAAGTCGTCGCTCCTTACTATTCGGATGGTGTCGCCGTCGTGGACGGACTTGGCGGAATCATCGCCGCTTCGCCCAGCGCAGCCGAACCCTTTTCTCTGCTCTCTCCCCTGGCCGTGCTGCCGAGCAGCACGACGGTATTGTCCGAAGCACACCTTGGTGAACTCCGGGCTGCCTTCCTTGCCGTTGCAGTGGGATGCGCCGACGCCGTTATCGACGCATCCATCGCCTGGTCCACCACGAGAGAACAATTCGGACAACCGATCAAGGGATTCCAGGCCGTGCGGCACCACCTCGCAAACGCACACATCGCTCGCGAGCAGGCTTGGACTGCGGCCATCGCCGCGGCCCACGAACCGGCACGCTCCGCAGCCTGGGCACGCCAAGGATTCGCCCTCGCGCGAACCTCCATTGAACTCGGAATTCAGGTGCACGGTGGCGTGGGTTTCACCTGGGAAGTGGGACTTCATCACTACCTCAACCACATCATCGAACTGCAGTCAGTTCTCGGTGACGACCAGTGACGACACTCGAGGTTGATCGCCCTGGCCCAGGGGTCCTCCGATTCCGACTCAACGGAGTCGCCACCCTCAATGCCCTCGACGATGAGGTGAAGGGGCAACTGGTCGATGCCCTCCGCGCGGCGGCCTTGGATCGCACAACACGCGTCGTGCTCCTTACTGGCACAGGACGAGCCTTCTGCGCCGGCGGCGACGTGCGGGGGATGGGCACACGAAGCCCCACCGAGACAAACGATGTGCTCACCTTTGGTAGACAGATCACGGAGGCAATCGCACATCTCCAGAAGCCCGTGGTGGCCGCGGTAAACGGTCTCGCATCCGGAGCCGGATTCAACCTTGCGCTCGTCTCAGACATCATCCTGGCTGCACCGACTGCATGGTTCCAACAATCATTCGTACGAATGGGTCTCGCCCCCGATATGGGTGGGACATATCTGCTCGGTCAGGCCATTGGGCCGCATCGCGCCAAGGCAGCCCTTATGACTGGTCGCCGATTCTCGGCAGACGATGGCGTCGAACTCGGTTTCGTAGCCGAGGTGCTCAGCGGGAACTTCGACGACGAAGCCGTCGCCTACTGCAGCGTGTTGGCACGTAAGGCCCCGATTGCGCTCGGACTCACCAAGCTTCTCGCAAATCGGGCGCACGAAGGCACGCTGGCCGACGCCCTCGACCGAGAGTCGCTGGCACAAGCCCTGCTCTCGGCCACCACCGACCATAAACGCGCCGTGGATGCCTTTCTCAACAACGGCGACCTCGATGCACTCGAATTCAAAGGCGAATGACGTGACACAACTAGTGACAACTACAGTCGACGGACGCATCGCACACGTGACGCTCGATCGGCCAAAGAAACTGAACGCAATGAACGATCAGC is a genomic window containing:
- a CDS encoding branched-chain amino acid ABC transporter permease, with the translated sequence MSVPVRNPAPPKSTAPPLETGSSRSRFDLRPIYEPLIFLSATTVAYFVMPPNMQYVLGIAVIYALLATSLGVLFGWTGIYTFGHAAFFGIGAYATALLKEQAWGPLAFLGISAVVAVIAAMLIGLIGQRLAKVEFAMLTMIVGQIAYLLTFRVPALQGDNGIYGIPRGDVFGIDITPPASFWWYSIIVVAIVMGVLRRIHLSAFGESLNAIRDDAVKAAAIGIPVKSLRLAAFGLAGGVAGLAGGLFAQQGSIVTPSTLSFAFSGQIIIMALLGGMMGFWGPALGAILFQFINALVFGNSPHGTLVLGIILLAVVMLFPSGVLGALARLRDLLMRTRSKR
- a CDS encoding ABC transporter ATP-binding protein → MNVLELRNVYKNYGGPPVVQDVSLSIAVGQTVAIIGPNGAGKTTLFGVMAGEHRATKGALSLFGKDATRAGAQKLSHLGVARTFQIARYFLAKTVEQNLVIARDAHQSKYRNPLSRTPRSDADIHAALDAVGLYNLRNQPSSTLSHGDRKSLEIAMALTQNPAVLLLDEPTAGMGAEDIPRTIRLLRGLRESRPDLTVIITAHDMEVVFALADRVVLMANGRVALEGNPSAVRDDPLTREIYLGNSYEGGQS
- a CDS encoding ABC transporter ATP-binding protein; translated protein: MTELVVTSLSASYGLAVALTDVSITLGQGETVGLLGRNGAGKTTLLKAIINSAELSSTGEVMAGSTSIRKSPTYQVARKGVAWVPDNRRIFTALSVAENLDLARSRRASKDQLDRVLASIPLVETLLKRRGFELSGGEQQAVTIARALMGAPDFLLLDEPTEGLAPLIVEQLQASIARLPELFNLGILITEQNFRFVTELADRVYILETGQAVWNGTSDELIGRPDLIDRHLSVGEKL
- a CDS encoding TetR/AcrR family transcriptional regulator is translated as MNDTEIRIFESARVLFNEWGYTSMTLRQIAKDVGIEVQSIYNYTSSKQALVEKLVRTGTAELHSSVVDAIASAEPAPTARLRAAMQAHVLHYLSSASVVVFFRDSLVHFDSDTRSSLLLLLKEYEQLFKDILREGIATGAFRELDVTPTTYAILGMGDSVTNWWRAGGRLGAPELSELYGELAVQMVSCTPADAGLRVPPTPTPALYPESKENDSA
- a CDS encoding acyl-CoA dehydrogenase family protein yields the protein MSITRFDEPAAAKFREDVSSWVHEALPTKWRTDRASLTPDEVQQAQREWDEALHAGGYAGLAWPAEYGGRGFGPIEELIYYEESSKANAPDGFGRIGRVLAGPTIIVAGTEAQKGKYLPRILDASEIWCQGFSEPGAGSDLAAVRTTAQKVAGGYVVNGQKTWTSFAQYSKRCLMLAKSSTELRRHHNLSFLLLDMEQEGVDVRPIRQISGEEEFSEVFFTNVFVADEDLVGPEHEGWGVAMTVLSNERGTTEAATRLVEATAQIDLLNRCCARHEGLDGPRLRDRCELLRWQILRATEEKAADLDWFTAGSILKVQWSELIQDSTRLGVDSGCPEHRDYWRHHYLASKAMSIYSGTNEIQRNIITDRVLKVAR
- a CDS encoding acyl-CoA dehydrogenase family protein, encoding MSTIVQEMGAMAASSVREILDSGQGSPAAPNPQLWSILSDGGWGSISSDLENGVELRDILEVARVSGRYPYSTPIVSTLLAGRWFELDDDQLESGIVPAVRRGAQVVAPYYSDGVAVVDGLGGIIAASPSAAEPFSLLSPLAVLPSSTTVLSEAHLGELRAAFLAVAVGCADAVIDASIAWSTTREQFGQPIKGFQAVRHHLANAHIAREQAWTAAIAAAHEPARSAAWARQGFALARTSIELGIQVHGGVGFTWEVGLHHYLNHIIELQSVLGDDQ
- a CDS encoding enoyl-CoA hydratase/isomerase family protein yields the protein MTTLEVDRPGPGVLRFRLNGVATLNALDDEVKGQLVDALRAAALDRTTRVVLLTGTGRAFCAGGDVRGMGTRSPTETNDVLTFGRQITEAIAHLQKPVVAAVNGLASGAGFNLALVSDIILAAPTAWFQQSFVRMGLAPDMGGTYLLGQAIGPHRAKAALMTGRRFSADDGVELGFVAEVLSGNFDDEAVAYCSVLARKAPIALGLTKLLANRAHEGTLADALDRESLAQALLSATTDHKRAVDAFLNNGDLDALEFKGE